The Ananas comosus cultivar F153 linkage group 22, ASM154086v1, whole genome shotgun sequence genome segment cccatcatcgaaaatgacttaatAGTATCAGAACCCTAATATATTAGGAGCTCAGGAAGaggcaaatgtgatgtaatttGGGTGATGTTGTGAATTTAGGTGGCATTTAGGACTAAGGTGTTCCATCCAAACATCAACAGCAACGGCAACATCTGCTTGGACATTCTCAAGGATCAGTGGAGCCCTGCTCTAACCATTtctaaggttttttttttgtttttttttctaatttataccAAGTTCTTTTTCAGCAATCGGAGAACCGACTTTCGTCCTAGTTCTCAGTATCGAGGAAACTAGAGAGAAAACTTGTTTGATTGAATTTGTgcgtacatttttttttttttgctgttctCTAGTATCTCAAGCTTTAGAAGAAAACCGAAACTCAGTTGAGTTCTTGTTCATCATCTGCAGGTTTTGCTATCCATTTGCTCATTGCTGACCGATCCAAACCCCGACGATCCGTTGGTCCCTGAAATCGCTCACATGTGCAAAACCGACCGGTTTCGATACGAGTCCACGGCTCGCAGCTGGACCCAGAAGTATGCCATGGGCTGAGCCAATAGGCAATAATTAATTCTGATTCAATTCCATGAATAAATGttcaccaaaagaaaaaaaaaaaacaaaaccaaaacaaaaatccATGAATAAATTAACTGTGCCTAGATAACTACAAAAAATCTACTAGTTAATGAGTATGCTGAGATATTGAGT includes the following:
- the LOC109727694 gene encoding ubiquitin-conjugating enzyme E2 28-like isoform X1, producing MASRRIIKELKELQRDPPTSCSAGPIADDMFHWQATIMGPHDSPYSGGVFLVTIHFPPDYPFKPPKVAFRTKVFHPNINSNGNICLDILKDQWSPALTISKVLLSICSLLTDPNPDDPLVPEIAHMCKTDRFRYESTARSWTQKYAMG
- the LOC109727694 gene encoding SUMO-conjugating enzyme UBC9-like isoform X2, whose amino-acid sequence is MASRRIIKELKELQRDPPTSCSAGPIADDMFHWQATIMGPHDSPYSGGVFLVTIHFPPDYPFKPPKVAFRTKVFHPNINSNGNICLDILKDQWSPALTISKVFFLFFFLIYTKFFFSNRRTDFRPSSQYRGN